A section of the Methanobacterium formicicum DSM 3637 genome encodes:
- a CDS encoding LRR adjacent: MIKKVKYKKFNIVLLLLILVIAVVVVLLWATGTSQKEISSNGTFEDQYVKFNYPTSLVAVQYTFENYTIVDFYNSNQTSTSNYVGNIRFSTGNLTNLKKVYPDGSSGQYNGYRTWQGENNNGPYIYILLSSTDAPVKILQMDFKSEYKSAYKEILNTLKIKKIPA, translated from the coding sequence TTGATTAAAAAAGTAAAATACAAGAAATTTAACATCGTGTTATTGTTGTTGATTTTAGTGATTGCAGTGGTGGTTGTATTACTATGGGCAACTGGAACTTCCCAAAAGGAAATAAGCAGTAATGGGACTTTCGAAGACCAGTATGTAAAATTCAATTATCCTACTTCATTGGTGGCAGTGCAATACACCTTTGAAAATTACACCATAGTAGACTTTTATAACTCCAACCAAACCAGTACCAGTAACTACGTTGGGAATATCCGTTTTTCCACAGGTAACCTGACAAATCTGAAGAAAGTATACCCTGATGGTTCTTCCGGCCAATACAATGGATACCGCACATGGCAAGGAGAAAATAACAATGGACCTTACATCTATATCCTGTTATCATCTACGGATGCACCAGTTAAGATACTGCAGATGGATTTCAAATCAGAATATAAATCTGCCTACAAAGAGATCCTGAACACCCTTAAAATAAAGAAAATCCCAGCATAA
- a CDS encoding GyrI-like domain-containing protein translates to MEIKEKKMEKRQVAYINYKGSYEEVPVLMGEIVGFLMAKGLQMMGPPFGVYYNSPEEVPVEKLQYEVGMPFAGDAKEEGRVKIKTEPEKLVLSTVYEGPYSGCGMAIGALAEYAYKNGYEIIGPPVETYISDPNETPENELITEMCFPILKK, encoded by the coding sequence ATGGAAATAAAAGAAAAAAAGATGGAAAAAAGACAGGTAGCATACATAAACTATAAAGGATCCTATGAGGAAGTCCCGGTTCTAATGGGGGAAATTGTGGGTTTTTTAATGGCCAAAGGCCTGCAGATGATGGGGCCACCATTCGGAGTTTACTACAACAGCCCTGAAGAAGTGCCAGTTGAAAAACTGCAGTACGAGGTGGGAATGCCATTTGCAGGAGATGCAAAAGAGGAAGGACGTGTGAAAATCAAAACGGAACCGGAAAAACTGGTTCTTTCAACTGTTTATGAAGGTCCTTATAGTGGATGTGGTATGGCAATTGGTGCACTGGCTGAATACGCCTATAAAAATGGCTATGAAATTATTGGTCCTCCTGTGGAAACCTACATTTCCGATCCTAATGAAACCCCAGAAAACGAGCTTATAACTGAAATGTGTTTTCCCATCTTGAAAAAATAG
- a CDS encoding GyrI-like domain-containing protein: MPKLDLKKKEKLFYYPSTSDVSVIDLPEMKFLMIDGQGDPNTSQEYQDAMETLFPVSYKTKFTSKKEKSQDYVVMPLEGLWWVENMEEFSIADKSFWKWTVMIRQPDFINETLINKAIEELEKKKDLPSLSKLRFETFKEGKTVQIMHIGPYGEAEAPAVNRLHEYIENQGYQLRGKHHEIYISDMRRTKPEKLRTVIRQPFE, encoded by the coding sequence ATGCCTAAATTAGACTTAAAAAAGAAAGAAAAGCTGTTTTACTATCCATCCACCAGTGATGTTTCAGTGATAGATCTGCCGGAGATGAAATTTTTAATGATTGATGGGCAGGGAGACCCTAACACCTCTCAGGAGTACCAGGATGCCATGGAAACATTGTTCCCGGTTTCATATAAAACTAAATTCACCAGTAAAAAGGAAAAATCCCAGGATTACGTTGTCATGCCTCTGGAAGGCCTTTGGTGGGTTGAAAACATGGAAGAATTTTCCATTGCTGATAAAAGTTTCTGGAAATGGACGGTGATGATCCGCCAACCCGATTTTATCAATGAAACTCTGATAAACAAGGCTATAGAAGAACTTGAAAAAAAGAAAGATTTACCTTCCTTATCCAAACTACGATTTGAAACTTTCAAAGAGGGGAAAACTGTGCAGATAATGCATATCGGGCCTTATGGTGAAGCCGAAGCCCCAGCAGTTAATAGATTACATGAATACATTGAAAATCAAGGTTACCAGTTAAGGGGAAAACACCACGAAATATACATCAGTGATATGCGCAGAACCAAGCCTGAAAAACTTAGAACAGTCATAAGACAGCCTTTTGAATGA
- a CDS encoding AEC family transporter, translating into MNSYETIIAIVLMIIIGYICRRFEFLKAEDTQTINKIVVYIAMPSLIFLAMYHADLSNFQTFGTITLICITMGLISGILAYLFTYFKGYPAKTRWGVVAASTLFNSGFLGYPVVLGVFGATGLVRAVFYDVGSTILFISFGIFFLILYGGSYQDIIKRSVLFPPLLAVILGVIANLAHLPLGSVIPSTLTYLSGAAIPMIMLALGLSLEFKGIKEYFGVASFVTVLKLVISPLIALIVVGLVGFTGLDRTVTIVEAGMPSAMLSLALAITYDLDIKVTAACIFLSTALSMISITILILLI; encoded by the coding sequence ATGAACTCCTATGAAACCATTATCGCCATTGTATTAATGATTATTATTGGCTATATATGCCGCAGGTTTGAATTTTTAAAGGCAGAAGATACTCAAACCATCAATAAGATTGTGGTGTACATTGCCATGCCATCCTTGATATTCCTGGCCATGTACCACGCAGATCTATCAAACTTCCAAACTTTTGGAACCATTACCCTCATTTGTATTACAATGGGCCTCATATCTGGAATTCTGGCCTACCTTTTCACTTACTTTAAGGGTTACCCAGCTAAAACTCGCTGGGGAGTGGTTGCAGCTTCCACCCTCTTCAACTCAGGATTTTTGGGATATCCTGTGGTGCTGGGTGTCTTTGGAGCTACAGGATTAGTGAGGGCAGTATTCTATGATGTGGGCTCCACCATACTATTCATATCCTTCGGAATATTTTTCTTAATTCTTTACGGTGGTAGTTACCAGGATATAATCAAAAGATCGGTCTTATTCCCACCGTTACTAGCAGTTATCCTGGGAGTTATTGCCAATTTAGCTCATCTTCCACTGGGATCAGTCATTCCCAGCACTCTCACTTACCTTAGCGGTGCTGCAATACCCATGATAATGTTGGCGTTAGGTTTGTCCCTGGAATTTAAGGGTATTAAAGAATATTTTGGTGTTGCTTCTTTTGTTACAGTGCTAAAATTAGTTATTTCACCATTAATTGCCCTAATTGTGGTGGGACTGGTGGGCTTCACAGGACTAGACCGGACAGTAACCATTGTGGAAGCTGGTATGCCCTCTGCCATGCTCAGTCTGGCCCTGGCCATCACATACGACCTGGATATAAAAGTAACTGCCGCCTGCATATTCCTGAGCACAGCCCTCAGCATGATATCCATCACTATTTTAATCTTATTGATATGA
- a CDS encoding ABC transporter permease, whose translation MKFRSLIIKNIFRNKTRSLLAILGIAIGVATILGLGLVTNGLAASTQQALTADAADFTVIAGTTGGGGGPDGASGGGAPGGQGGQQLINQTKVAEIQQISGVGTAAGVLRTNVDLNDTNSSTNSTTTTTTTSTSGSSNGNTGPGQGNFRMMYSVIGIDSSNLGLDDIVITNGTAFSNDNQVIIGEMAAQSLNKTVGDTITLSNQTFTITGIYETGNFQDDRGIAMSLGKLQSLTGNTDQVSLILVKAANGTSSSTLADTIESKYPNELSTSTSLSGMERMNNGLEIIESGAWAVTLLALLIGGIVVVVTMVKSVVERTREIGVLKAVGWTNKRILTMIIGESVVLSLLAAVVGIIVGVGVVEIISSAHLIMGVEPAFSAGLFLESLAVAIFLGIVGGIYPAYRASRLSPTEALRYE comes from the coding sequence ATGAAATTTAGAAGTTTAATTATCAAAAACATTTTTAGGAACAAAACCAGAAGTTTGCTGGCTATTCTGGGTATTGCAATAGGAGTAGCCACCATACTGGGCCTGGGCCTGGTAACAAATGGACTGGCAGCTTCCACACAACAAGCACTCACTGCAGATGCAGCCGATTTCACAGTGATTGCTGGAACCACTGGAGGGGGTGGAGGTCCTGACGGGGCTTCCGGAGGTGGTGCTCCTGGTGGACAGGGAGGTCAACAGTTAATTAACCAGACCAAGGTAGCTGAGATCCAGCAGATATCTGGAGTTGGAACTGCTGCAGGGGTTTTAAGAACTAACGTTGATCTAAATGACACCAACAGCAGCACTAACAGCACAACTACAACTACAACTACTAGTACCAGTGGATCTTCCAACGGGAACACCGGCCCGGGGCAGGGCAATTTCAGGATGATGTACAGTGTAATTGGAATTGACAGCAGTAACTTGGGTCTGGATGATATCGTGATAACCAATGGTACAGCATTCTCCAATGACAATCAAGTTATAATCGGAGAAATGGCCGCTCAAAGCCTTAATAAAACAGTGGGAGATACCATTACCCTTTCCAACCAGACCTTCACCATCACTGGAATCTATGAAACTGGGAACTTCCAGGATGATCGGGGAATAGCCATGTCACTGGGAAAACTGCAGAGTTTGACTGGAAATACTGACCAGGTATCGTTGATCCTGGTTAAAGCCGCCAACGGCACTAGTTCCAGTACACTGGCTGATACCATTGAGAGTAAATATCCCAATGAACTTTCCACCTCCACCTCTCTTTCAGGGATGGAAAGAATGAACAACGGGCTGGAAATCATCGAATCGGGTGCATGGGCTGTCACCCTTCTGGCCCTGTTAATAGGTGGTATTGTGGTTGTGGTTACCATGGTAAAATCAGTGGTAGAAAGAACCAGAGAAATAGGTGTGCTGAAAGCAGTTGGATGGACCAATAAGAGAATTCTAACCATGATAATAGGAGAATCTGTGGTTCTCTCATTACTGGCCGCTGTTGTGGGAATAATAGTTGGTGTAGGCGTAGTGGAAATCATATCCAGTGCCCATCTCATCATGGGTGTTGAACCTGCATTCTCAGCCGGTTTATTCTTGGAGTCACTGGCAGTGGCTATCTTCCTGGGAATAGTTGGAGGAATATACCCAGCCTACCGGGCTTCCAGACTATCACCAACCGAGGCGTTGCGTTATGAATAA
- a CDS encoding Fur family transcriptional regulator: MEEKLKAEKIKITPQRREIIRILTELEKTHPSFNQIYRAIKETQPNVSRSTVHENLKLLVQRGIIWSFNYKGETRYEMSPEPHVNLAKFNGEIKDIENEKLDEKLDEIIKILNEEEGIEIKSLLVLVEK; this comes from the coding sequence ATGGAAGAGAAATTAAAAGCAGAAAAGATTAAAATCACCCCCCAGAGAAGGGAGATCATAAGAATATTAACTGAACTGGAAAAAACACATCCCTCTTTCAACCAGATTTACCGGGCAATCAAAGAAACCCAGCCCAATGTAAGCCGTTCCACAGTACATGAAAATCTGAAACTACTGGTTCAAAGGGGAATTATATGGAGTTTTAATTATAAAGGTGAAACTCGTTATGAAATGAGTCCTGAACCTCACGTGAACTTAGCCAAGTTCAATGGTGAGATTAAAGATATAGAAAATGAAAAATTAGATGAAAAGTTAGATGAAATAATAAAAATCTTAAATGAAGAAGAAGGTATTGAAATTAAATCTTTACTAGTTCTTGTGGAAAAATAA
- a CDS encoding sulfite exporter TauE/SafE family protein — protein MSELVILLLFLFAAFISIVIGTVAGFGTSTIFLPIALIFVDFKSALVLVAITHLSGSIGATTFFRHGLDKRLILLFGIPSVILTVLGAYIVIYIPQNILTTFLGIFLLLFSIYSLKHPNFKVKAGQLNTIIGGSLSGFLQGLMGIGGPLRGSFLISYDLDKITYIATLSAIAVLIDTTRIPIYFASNLLDAQFYYYILPLIVVGVLGSYTGKKIVTKIPQKTFKKVVLVAIGLASLLLIYSGIYSIIVT, from the coding sequence ATGAGTGAATTGGTAATACTGTTATTATTTCTTTTCGCTGCTTTTATTTCCATAGTTATTGGTACTGTGGCCGGATTTGGAACATCGACCATTTTCCTACCCATTGCACTTATTTTCGTTGACTTTAAAAGTGCACTGGTGCTGGTGGCCATTACCCATCTTTCAGGTAGCATTGGGGCAACCACCTTCTTCCGCCATGGTCTGGATAAAAGATTGATACTACTTTTCGGAATTCCCAGCGTGATTTTAACTGTGCTTGGAGCTTATATTGTAATTTACATCCCCCAAAATATTTTAACAACTTTTTTAGGAATATTTCTCCTTTTATTTTCCATTTATTCCCTTAAACATCCCAATTTTAAGGTTAAAGCAGGGCAACTCAACACCATTATTGGGGGAAGTTTATCTGGATTCCTGCAGGGTTTAATGGGAATAGGTGGCCCTTTAAGAGGGTCTTTTCTTATTTCATACGACCTGGACAAGATCACTTACATTGCCACGCTATCAGCCATTGCAGTGTTGATTGACACCACCAGAATCCCCATATACTTTGCCAGCAACCTGCTTGATGCGCAGTTTTACTATTACATTCTACCCCTGATTGTAGTTGGTGTCCTTGGATCGTACACTGGTAAAAAAATTGTTACTAAAATTCCACAAAAAACCTTCAAAAAAGTTGTTCTGGTTGCAATTGGGTTGGCTAGTCTTTTATTAATATATAGTGGAATTTATTCCATTATTGTAACTTGA
- a CDS encoding PadR family transcriptional regulator: MVRISDLEASILGLIYEEPQYGYQLEKTIEGWGMRNWTTIGFSSIYYVLKKLEKKELVSSKLEKVEGKPSRKVFTITDLGRETMAGKIRDLLSWNKKIISPIDLGLAYLNYLPPEEVINCLENYTESAQGRIKFLESSVKTQEELGAPYYVVALFSRPLATLKTEIAWVEEFIEKIKKEENL; this comes from the coding sequence ATGGTTAGAATATCGGACTTGGAAGCATCCATTTTGGGCTTGATTTATGAGGAACCCCAGTACGGTTACCAGCTTGAAAAGACCATTGAAGGATGGGGGATGCGTAATTGGACAACTATAGGATTTTCATCCATTTATTACGTCTTAAAGAAGTTGGAGAAGAAGGAACTGGTCTCATCAAAACTGGAAAAAGTGGAGGGGAAACCATCACGCAAAGTTTTCACCATCACTGACCTTGGAAGGGAAACCATGGCTGGGAAGATCCGTGATCTTCTCTCCTGGAATAAAAAAATAATTTCACCCATTGACCTGGGTCTAGCCTATCTTAATTATCTCCCACCTGAGGAAGTCATAAACTGCCTGGAAAATTATACAGAATCAGCACAGGGAAGGATAAAATTTTTGGAAAGTTCGGTGAAGACTCAGGAAGAATTAGGGGCCCCATATTATGTGGTGGCACTTTTCAGCAGACCACTGGCCACTCTTAAAACAGAAATTGCCTGGGTGGAAGAATTCATTGAAAAAATTAAAAAAGAGGAGAATCTTTGA
- a CDS encoding MFS transporter gives MLESLRDNQKLTLLVISLASFMSFLDISIVNVSLPTMAKYFGVTTNTILWTILIYIIVLSSFLIVFGKLAQQKGFKKVFLTGFLVFITGSALCAISTQFHELIIFRLMQAVGATMFSGIAAAMVLQYLPENKRGRNLGIVTTIGSLGLALGPLLGGFITEYINFHWIFFINVPIGIIGIILGYAVLHETDKHPGSLDIPGVVMIFIAQSTLIFALNKGLDYGWTSTIILGSLVCSVIFWALFVFQESRAPEPLIDLNFLKMREISLASAANVFSNMPFAGAVVLLPFYFEVVKGMSTSYSGMMLTLMPIAIIIVGPLAGVLSDKIAPNRVTLMGAAIGVIGCLVLSTFNPSSSLIYIAIGLLILGASVATFNPPNTKFILSESPSKYRGIASGLVNTSNMIGNGFGTGILGTAAAMVVYTTVGPSTSDKLTPALVSQGLHNAFIIGALAMGVALVLIAMTRYKKSVD, from the coding sequence ATGCTTGAAAGTTTAAGAGACAATCAAAAATTAACCTTACTGGTAATTTCACTGGCCAGTTTCATGTCTTTTCTTGATATTTCCATTGTGAATGTTTCCCTACCCACCATGGCTAAGTACTTCGGTGTGACTACCAACACTATTTTATGGACAATTCTAATTTATATCATTGTTTTAAGTAGTTTTTTAATTGTTTTCGGTAAATTAGCCCAGCAAAAAGGGTTTAAAAAGGTTTTTCTCACTGGATTTCTTGTTTTTATCACTGGCTCTGCATTGTGTGCCATTTCCACCCAGTTTCATGAACTGATTATTTTCCGGCTCATGCAGGCAGTGGGTGCCACCATGTTCTCCGGGATCGCAGCGGCCATGGTACTTCAATACCTCCCTGAAAACAAGCGAGGACGGAATCTGGGAATTGTGACCACAATCGGCTCCCTGGGTTTGGCGCTGGGCCCTTTACTGGGAGGTTTTATAACTGAATACATTAACTTCCACTGGATATTTTTTATCAACGTTCCCATCGGGATTATTGGCATCATACTGGGTTATGCCGTACTCCATGAAACAGATAAACATCCTGGTTCCCTGGACATACCCGGGGTGGTCATGATCTTCATTGCCCAGAGCACCCTTATCTTCGCACTTAACAAGGGACTGGATTATGGTTGGACGTCCACCATAATACTGGGTAGCCTAGTCTGCTCGGTGATATTCTGGGCCCTCTTTGTGTTCCAGGAATCAAGAGCCCCTGAACCTCTGATTGACCTTAACTTTTTGAAGATGAGGGAGATATCTCTGGCCAGTGCTGCTAATGTTTTCTCTAACATGCCCTTTGCCGGGGCAGTGGTGCTTTTACCATTCTACTTTGAGGTGGTGAAGGGAATGAGTACCAGTTATTCTGGTATGATGTTAACCCTCATGCCCATTGCCATCATTATAGTTGGCCCCCTGGCCGGTGTGCTTTCGGATAAAATCGCACCTAACCGGGTTACTCTTATGGGTGCGGCAATTGGAGTGATTGGGTGTCTGGTTTTATCCACTTTCAACCCCTCAAGTAGCTTAATCTATATAGCAATTGGGCTTTTGATTTTAGGGGCTTCGGTGGCCACTTTCAACCCACCTAACACTAAGTTCATTCTTTCAGAAAGCCCATCCAAGTACAGGGGGATAGCGTCGGGCCTGGTTAACACTTCCAACATGATCGGTAATGGTTTTGGAACCGGGATTCTGGGTACTGCAGCAGCTATGGTTGTTTATACCACAGTGGGCCCCAGTACCAGTGATAAATTAACACCAGCACTGGTCTCTCAGGGGCTGCACAATGCATTTATTATTGGGGCACTGGCCATGGGAGTAGCACTGGTTTTGATTGCCATGACCCGGTATAAAAAGTCTGTTGATTGA
- a CDS encoding ion channel, with translation MDRHYKVIFEALLSVLIIIELLFLVLVSIGFIAGIKTGSVYAFGNWDIIIGILILIDFILFRVIRGDNQNTWDFIRENWVYIVASVPLFFICFNIFHLMNFKIFIGLIGIVRIYALFKVLQITSGEVRKYPQKTKLDYATFLLLLVIIFGSYLFFIVESGVNPEVPSYEAAIWYAIVSMTTVGYGDIVPVTLIGHIIGTILILTGMGYLSLVTATLAFSFIEIFRKESKKASNKLGKTAEGLRESFESHEEKLDKVLKRMDEIENKLDEMEKKP, from the coding sequence ATGGATCGACACTATAAAGTAATTTTTGAAGCATTGTTATCGGTTTTGATAATAATTGAACTCTTATTTCTGGTTTTAGTATCCATAGGATTTATTGCAGGTATAAAAACAGGCTCTGTTTATGCTTTTGGTAATTGGGATATAATAATTGGCATCCTTATTTTAATCGATTTTATACTTTTCAGAGTTATAAGGGGGGATAATCAGAATACCTGGGATTTTATTCGAGAAAATTGGGTTTATATAGTTGCCAGTGTTCCGTTATTCTTCATCTGTTTCAATATATTCCATTTAATGAATTTTAAGATATTCATTGGATTAATTGGAATAGTAAGAATTTATGCGCTCTTCAAGGTCCTTCAAATAACCTCAGGAGAGGTCCGTAAATATCCTCAAAAGACTAAATTAGATTACGCCACATTTTTACTGCTGTTGGTCATTATATTCGGGTCATACCTATTTTTTATAGTCGAAAGCGGGGTTAACCCCGAGGTTCCCAGTTATGAAGCTGCAATCTGGTATGCAATTGTTTCCATGACCACTGTAGGTTATGGAGATATAGTTCCAGTTACGTTAATTGGCCATATAATTGGCACAATCCTCATATTAACAGGAATGGGATATCTGAGTTTAGTCACAGCCACTTTAGCTTTTTCTTTCATTGAAATATTCAGAAAAGAAAGTAAAAAAGCATCTAATAAGCTGGGAAAAACTGCAGAAGGGCTTAGGGAAAGTTTTGAAAGTCATGAAGAAAAACTGGATAAAGTCCTGAAAAGAATGGATGAAATCGAGAATAAACTTGATGAAATGGAAAAGAAACCTTAA
- the afpA gene encoding archaeoflavoprotein AfpA — MEKKKKIAWGITGAGDKILETMKVMEKIRLEFEDQVDIEVFISKSGDQVVKYYGISNDIESNFDRVWVEINANAPFLAGNIQLGKYEFMLIAPATSNTVAKIAMRMGDTLISNAAIMGQKADVPIYILPSDVEEGVTITQLPDGKDLKITIRKEDVEHVEKLAKMYETYILKEPHEMVEVFRKHFPE; from the coding sequence ATGGAAAAGAAGAAAAAAATCGCTTGGGGAATTACCGGTGCTGGGGATAAAATACTGGAAACCATGAAGGTCATGGAGAAAATACGACTGGAATTTGAAGACCAGGTAGACATAGAAGTATTTATATCCAAATCTGGAGACCAAGTCGTTAAATATTACGGGATATCCAATGATATAGAAAGTAACTTTGACCGTGTATGGGTTGAAATCAACGCAAACGCACCATTTTTAGCAGGCAATATCCAACTGGGTAAGTATGAATTCATGCTAATTGCACCAGCCACCTCAAACACTGTAGCCAAGATAGCAATGAGAATGGGAGACACTCTCATCTCCAATGCAGCAATAATGGGTCAAAAAGCCGATGTGCCCATTTACATATTACCTTCTGATGTGGAAGAGGGAGTGACCATAACCCAGCTTCCTGATGGGAAGGATCTGAAGATCACCATCCGAAAGGAAGATGTTGAGCACGTGGAAAAACTGGCCAAGATGTACGAAACTTATATTTTAAAAGAACCTCATGAAATGGTGGAAGTGTTCCGGAAGCATTTCCCTGAATAA
- a CDS encoding YbaN family protein → MSGKTMETKRLVFLSLGAVLLGVGAVGVVLPVLPTTPLVLASFFCFTKSSKRAERWILSNRYFGSYIENYQTKQGIPLDIKIKSIVFLWATLTVSCYLFQDRSYLLIILPIVGLAVTLHIILLKTKKSVGNQYILKTDPGQI, encoded by the coding sequence ATGTCAGGTAAAACCATGGAAACAAAGCGTTTAGTTTTCTTAAGTTTAGGTGCTGTTTTACTTGGAGTAGGAGCAGTGGGTGTGGTTCTTCCAGTATTACCCACCACTCCCCTGGTTTTAGCCTCGTTTTTTTGCTTTACCAAAAGTTCCAAAAGAGCAGAAAGATGGATACTCAGTAACCGTTATTTTGGAAGTTACATAGAAAATTACCAGACCAAACAGGGAATACCATTGGATATTAAAATTAAAAGCATTGTTTTTTTATGGGCCACGTTAACAGTATCATGTTACCTTTTCCAGGACAGAAGTTATCTCCTTATCATATTACCCATTGTGGGATTGGCTGTAACCCTGCATATCATTTTACTCAAAACCAAAAAATCAGTTGGGAATCAATACATCCTGAAAACAGATCCTGGGCAGATATAA
- a CDS encoding DNA alkylation repair protein yields the protein MEYDEIIRELEVLSSPQDVEGMARFGINPQKTYAVRIPELRKIAKKAGKNHKLALRLWGAGYRETRILACMIEDPKQVTSDQMDLWAVEFDYWEICDQCCMKLFRLTPFAYQKIFQWSESEEEFKKRAAFALIAALAVHDKNAPDEKFEQFFPLIIKESTDDRTYVKKAVNWALRHIGKKNTSLNKKAIVVASEIKKMDSKSAKWIASDALRELKSEKVQERLYKRSQSI from the coding sequence ATGGAATATGATGAGATCATCAGGGAACTGGAAGTACTGTCAAGCCCACAGGATGTGGAGGGAATGGCTCGTTTTGGGATCAACCCTCAAAAAACCTATGCTGTCCGCATTCCTGAACTTCGAAAAATTGCTAAAAAGGCAGGAAAAAATCATAAACTGGCATTGAGACTGTGGGGGGCAGGTTACCGTGAAACTCGGATACTGGCCTGCATGATTGAGGATCCTAAACAGGTCACCTCGGATCAGATGGATTTGTGGGCTGTTGAATTTGATTACTGGGAGATATGTGACCAGTGCTGTATGAAATTATTCCGCTTGACACCATTTGCTTATCAGAAAATTTTCCAGTGGAGTGAAAGTGAAGAAGAGTTTAAAAAGAGGGCGGCATTTGCTTTAATCGCAGCCTTAGCAGTTCATGATAAGAATGCACCAGATGAAAAATTTGAACAGTTTTTCCCATTAATAATCAAAGAATCAACTGATGATAGAACTTACGTTAAAAAAGCTGTTAACTGGGCTTTAAGACATATTGGGAAAAAGAATACTTCCTTAAACAAAAAGGCAATTGTTGTTGCAAGTGAAATTAAGAAAATGGATTCAAAGAGTGCTAAATGGATAGCTTCAGATGCTTTAAGGGAACTTAAGAGTGAAAAAGTTCAGGAAAGACTATATAAACGATCACAATCAATTTGA